The following DNA comes from Rosa rugosa chromosome 5, drRosRugo1.1, whole genome shotgun sequence.
TGTGTTGTTTTTGATCTGTGTTGGTGAAATTGGTAGAGGAGAAGGTGATTAATTTGTTAGAAATGAGATTTTGGAGGTGACTGGTGTTGGTTTTGTGGTAACAGGTGCTCCAGAACGATATTGATTTGCTTCACCCACCTGCTGACCTCGAGAAGAGAAAGCACAAGCTCAAGAGGCTCGTGCAGACCCCTAATTCATTCTTCATGGTATTACTCGTGATGATTCGATgagttttgtgtgtttttgagGTTTTTGTTAGGGTTGTGGTAATCTGATTGTTGTGATTTTGCGCAGGACGTGAAATGCCAGGGATGCTTCAACATGTGAGTTAATTTTACTTGTGCTTTTTGTGATGGTTATGATTTAAATTTGAAAACGAGGAAATTTATTTATCGAGTATGTGTGCAGTACCACTGTGTTCAGCCACTCGCAAACAGTTGTGGTGTGCGGAAACTGCCAGACAGTTTTGTGCCAGCCAACTGGTG
Coding sequences within:
- the LOC133709484 gene encoding small ribosomal subunit protein eS27y-like is translated as MVLQNDIDLLHPPADLEKRKHKLKRLVQTPNSFFMDVKCQGCFNITTVFSHSQTVVVCGNCQTVLCQPTGGRARLTEGCSFRRKGD